From the genome of Amycolatopsis sp. NBC_01488, one region includes:
- the trxB gene encoding thioredoxin-disulfide reductase: MAAEEIRNLIIVGSGPAGYTAAVYAARAQLEPLVFEGTQFGGALMTTTEVENFPGFRDGIMGPDLMEEMRKQAERFGAELRAEDVESLELTGDVKYVHANGKRYAARAVILAMGAAARYLNVPGEQELLGRGVSACATCDGFFFRDHDIVVAGGGDSAMEEATFLTKFAKSVTVVHRREEFRASKIMLERARANEKIKWKLNSQITGVLGDGKVEGLRLKDTKDGSESTLDVSGFFVAIGHDPRSQLVRGQVDLDEDGYVVTQGRTSYTNVDGVFAAGDLVDRTYRQAITAAGSGCSAAIDAERWLAEHGDSDAHEAAELVGGGYGAGTH; this comes from the coding sequence GTGGCTGCCGAGGAAATCAGGAACCTGATCATCGTGGGGTCGGGTCCTGCCGGATACACCGCTGCCGTTTACGCGGCACGGGCCCAGCTGGAACCGCTGGTGTTCGAGGGCACGCAGTTCGGCGGCGCGCTGATGACGACGACCGAGGTCGAGAACTTCCCCGGGTTCCGCGACGGCATCATGGGTCCGGACCTGATGGAGGAGATGCGCAAGCAGGCCGAGCGCTTCGGCGCCGAGCTGCGCGCGGAGGACGTCGAGTCGCTGGAGCTGACCGGGGACGTCAAGTACGTCCACGCGAACGGCAAGCGCTACGCCGCCCGCGCGGTCATCCTCGCCATGGGTGCCGCGGCGCGGTACCTGAACGTGCCCGGCGAGCAGGAGTTGCTCGGCCGCGGTGTCTCGGCCTGTGCGACCTGTGACGGCTTCTTCTTCCGCGACCACGACATCGTGGTCGCCGGCGGTGGCGACTCGGCGATGGAGGAGGCGACCTTCCTGACGAAGTTCGCGAAGTCCGTCACGGTCGTCCACCGGCGCGAGGAGTTCCGCGCGTCCAAGATCATGCTCGAGCGCGCCCGCGCGAACGAGAAGATCAAGTGGAAGCTGAACTCGCAGATCACCGGGGTGCTCGGCGACGGCAAGGTCGAGGGCCTGCGGCTGAAGGACACCAAGGACGGCTCGGAGTCGACGCTGGACGTGTCGGGCTTCTTCGTCGCGATCGGGCACGACCCCCGCAGCCAGCTGGTGCGCGGGCAGGTCGACCTGGACGAGGACGGCTACGTCGTCACGCAGGGCCGGACGTCGTACACGAACGTCGACGGCGTCTTCGCGGCCGGCGACCTGGTGGACCGCACCTACCGGCAGGCGATCACGGCCGCCGGCTCGGGATGCAGCGCCGCGATCGACGCGGAACGATGGCTCGCGGAGCACGGCGACTCGGACGCGCACGAGGCGGCCGAGCTGGTCGGCGGCGGCTACGGCGCGGGCACCCACTGA
- the sigM gene encoding RNA polymerase sigma factor SigM, which produces MTAAAPTDADLIAAHAAGDPHAFSELVQRHRDRMWAVALRTVRDPEEAADALQDAFISAFRAADKFRAESQVTTWLHRIVVNACLDRIRRRQARPTVPLPETGFNEPATPRDSMAERETSLLVREALDQLPEDQRAPILLVDVEGYSVAETAKMLGIAEGTVKSRCARGRGKLAKVLGHLRNPDAIANVPTHESKRAGRQPGSGEGR; this is translated from the coding sequence GTGACAGCTGCAGCTCCCACGGATGCGGATCTGATAGCGGCTCACGCCGCGGGGGACCCTCATGCGTTCAGCGAACTCGTCCAGCGCCATCGCGACCGCATGTGGGCGGTCGCGCTGCGCACGGTCCGGGACCCGGAAGAGGCCGCCGACGCGTTGCAGGACGCGTTCATCTCGGCCTTCCGCGCGGCCGACAAGTTCCGCGCGGAGTCGCAGGTCACGACGTGGCTGCACCGGATCGTGGTGAACGCCTGCCTCGACCGGATCCGCCGCCGCCAGGCCCGCCCGACCGTCCCGCTGCCGGAGACCGGCTTCAACGAGCCGGCCACCCCGCGCGACTCGATGGCCGAGCGTGAAACCAGCCTGCTCGTGCGCGAGGCTCTCGACCAGCTGCCCGAGGACCAGCGCGCACCGATCCTGCTGGTCGACGTCGAGGGCTACTCCGTCGCCGAGACGGCGAAGATGCTCGGCATCGCCGAAGGCACCGTGAAGAGCCGGTGCGCCCGGGGCCGCGGAAAACTCGCGAAGGTTCTCGGACACCTGCGGAACCCCGATGCGATTGCGAACGTCCCAACTCACGAAAGCAAACGGGCCGGGCGCCAGCCGGGTAGCGGGGAGGGACGATGA
- the murJ gene encoding murein biosynthesis integral membrane protein MurJ: MPPPPGPPGPPSVQGRLPQPAPPTTPPPGNPAPGTPPPGIPVPPRGRGSRRPAPVRPWQEEAQRPPDPEATRFIPRTAGVPMNSRWPVADPDVMRPYDALATQVMPALKGPLVKPRPDEEAPAKAPSLAKASGRMAIASLISRITGFLWKLLLVAAIGQGIANDSFNVANTMPNIIFELLMGGVLASVVVPLLVRSQDEPDGGAAYTQRLITVAFTLLLAGTAVAVIAAPAFTSLYVDGSGRASSSLTTAFAYLLLPEIFFYGVFALLSAVLNAKQIFGPTAWAPVINNLVVIFTILVVWVMPGDIDTAHPSITDPKVLTLGIGVTGGIVAQAILLVPPLLRSGFRFKWRWGIDKQMKEFGGLALWILGYVAVSQIGYTINTRVLTSGSPGGVTAYSNAWLLFQLPYGVIGVSLLTAIMPRMSRAAADGDHKKLIGDLSYASRMSTVLLVPISAVMTVVGGSIGIALFTFGKGTVDTAERLGDALAISAFALLPYALVMLQMRVFYAMKDARTPTLIMIVMTLVKVPLLYLCPVLLSPDNVVLGVMMVNALTFVVGAILGQVWLWVTLGNLRSKRVIGVILFTVVASALGVGAAWVAGHVVPDSFGPRLGAWVKLFLQGIVGIVVSFGVLMALKVEELKPATSRFTRLIKRG; this comes from the coding sequence GTGCCGCCGCCTCCGGGACCGCCCGGGCCGCCGTCGGTCCAGGGCCGCCTGCCGCAACCGGCCCCGCCGACGACCCCGCCCCCGGGCAACCCGGCCCCCGGCACCCCGCCGCCCGGCATCCCGGTGCCGCCGCGCGGCCGCGGGTCCCGGCGGCCGGCGCCGGTCCGGCCGTGGCAGGAGGAGGCCCAGCGCCCGCCCGACCCGGAGGCCACGCGGTTCATCCCGCGCACCGCCGGCGTCCCGATGAACTCGCGCTGGCCGGTCGCCGACCCGGACGTCATGCGCCCGTACGACGCGCTCGCCACCCAGGTCATGCCGGCGCTCAAGGGGCCGCTGGTCAAACCGAGGCCGGACGAAGAGGCCCCGGCCAAGGCGCCGTCGCTGGCGAAGGCGTCCGGCCGGATGGCGATCGCGTCGCTGATCAGCCGGATCACCGGCTTCCTCTGGAAGCTGCTGCTGGTCGCCGCGATCGGCCAGGGCATCGCGAACGACTCGTTCAACGTCGCCAACACGATGCCGAACATCATCTTCGAGCTGCTGATGGGTGGCGTGCTCGCCAGTGTCGTGGTGCCGCTGCTGGTCCGCTCGCAGGACGAGCCCGACGGCGGCGCGGCCTACACCCAGCGGCTGATCACGGTCGCGTTCACGCTGCTGCTGGCCGGCACCGCGGTCGCGGTGATCGCGGCACCGGCGTTCACCAGCCTCTACGTCGACGGCTCCGGCCGGGCCAGCTCGTCGCTCACCACGGCGTTCGCCTACCTCCTGCTGCCGGAGATCTTCTTCTACGGCGTGTTCGCGCTGCTCTCGGCGGTGCTGAACGCCAAGCAGATCTTCGGCCCGACGGCCTGGGCGCCGGTGATCAACAACCTGGTCGTCATCTTCACGATCCTGGTCGTCTGGGTGATGCCGGGCGACATCGACACCGCCCACCCGTCGATCACCGACCCGAAGGTGCTGACGCTCGGCATCGGCGTCACCGGCGGCATCGTCGCCCAGGCCATCCTGCTGGTGCCGCCGCTGCTGCGGTCGGGCTTCCGGTTCAAGTGGCGCTGGGGCATCGACAAGCAGATGAAGGAGTTCGGCGGCCTCGCGCTCTGGATCCTCGGCTACGTCGCGGTGAGCCAGATCGGGTACACCATCAACACGCGCGTGCTGACCAGCGGTTCACCCGGTGGTGTGACGGCCTACAGCAACGCCTGGCTGCTCTTCCAGCTGCCGTACGGCGTCATCGGCGTCTCGCTGCTGACCGCGATCATGCCGCGGATGAGCCGCGCGGCGGCCGACGGCGACCACAAGAAGCTGATCGGCGACCTGTCCTACGCGTCCCGGATGTCGACGGTGCTGCTCGTCCCGATCTCCGCGGTGATGACGGTGGTCGGCGGCTCGATCGGCATCGCGCTGTTCACCTTCGGCAAGGGCACCGTCGACACCGCCGAGCGGCTCGGCGACGCGCTCGCGATCTCGGCGTTCGCGCTGCTGCCGTACGCACTGGTGATGCTGCAGATGCGCGTCTTCTACGCGATGAAGGACGCTCGCACGCCGACGCTGATCATGATCGTGATGACGCTGGTCAAGGTGCCGCTGCTGTACCTGTGCCCGGTGCTGCTGTCGCCGGACAACGTCGTGCTCGGCGTCATGATGGTCAACGCGCTGACGTTCGTCGTCGGCGCGATCCTCGGCCAGGTGTGGCTCTGGGTGACGCTGGGCAACCTGCGCAGCAAGCGGGTGATCGGCGTGATCCTCTTCACGGTCGTCGCCAGCGCGCTCGGCGTCGGCGCGGCGTGGGTGGCCGGCCACGTCGTGCCGGACTCGTTCGGCCCCAGGCTGGGTGCTTGGGTCAAGCTGTTCCTGCAGGGCATCGTCGGGATCGTCGTCTCGTTCGGGGTGCTGATGGCCCTGAAGGTGGAGGAGCTCAAACCGGCCACGTCGAGGTTCACCCGGTTGATCAAGCGGGGGTAA
- a CDS encoding DUF6049 family protein, protein MKRFAAAFLSVLFLAVPALAGATVAQAEEGARLRVDLTQLSPRVITSSTTTLTVTGTVTNTGDRKVTRPQVRLQVGERATTSRGIDDVLSGAVIKDAPLTDFASLADVLEPGQSAPLTITVNLTGSKAAQFNRPGVYPLLVNVNGTPEFGGPARLGAVSMLMPVLAGPGKSAGHSSPGAPSMTLLWPLTSSVPQVYAAPYGQPLVLRDDKLADEIGPDGRLNALVTAASTAVHSDSNLAKSMCFALDPDLLATVAAMSGGYQVHTDGGNVDGKGVQTAKTWLASLRTLLTGRCVVALPFADADLNTVSRIRPGDPILVAQAAAAASTIQEVAGVTPQTGVLWPAGTLNEAVLTALTQAGVKTVLTDAAKLAPAGAGGGVTVQGSTVRAQPTDSLISAAMNGVPSVPDSVTVAASTERAISSQNGLGALAFRAGLGLPSGQERPNHLLVAPPRRWDAPATELTAYLQQVGDFLNAGIVTASSLPSLLSADPATSATVGDSGQDPGAAIDPDLVSTLSKLDDQATGMASAMQLDPTKRVKPEDVVAPVRLAELRGASTGWRGLPADAATANAQAEIGAISDRVSVRQPQQTIALASGNSPLPVYVVNDLPVGINARFTLNNNTGLRADDSKAWSFPAGGGRNYFLPVEALRAGRFSVDVSLSTPTGTPLGSSARFELTSTGYGAITIIATVAAGVALLLLASRRIYRRVKDARSGRDLVD, encoded by the coding sequence GTGAAGCGGTTCGCCGCAGCCTTCCTTTCCGTCCTCTTCCTGGCCGTCCCCGCCCTCGCGGGAGCCACGGTGGCCCAGGCGGAGGAAGGCGCGCGCCTGCGCGTCGACCTGACCCAGCTGAGCCCGCGCGTGATCACGAGCTCGACGACGACGCTGACCGTCACCGGCACGGTGACCAACACCGGCGACCGGAAGGTCACCCGGCCGCAGGTGCGGCTGCAGGTCGGCGAGCGGGCCACCACGTCGCGCGGGATCGACGACGTGCTCTCGGGCGCCGTCATCAAGGACGCCCCGCTGACCGATTTCGCTTCGCTCGCGGACGTGCTGGAGCCCGGGCAGAGCGCGCCCCTGACCATCACGGTGAACCTGACCGGGTCGAAGGCCGCGCAGTTCAACCGGCCCGGCGTCTACCCGCTGCTGGTGAACGTCAACGGCACGCCGGAGTTCGGCGGACCGGCCCGCCTCGGCGCGGTCAGCATGCTGATGCCGGTGCTGGCCGGGCCGGGCAAGTCGGCCGGGCACTCGTCGCCGGGTGCGCCGAGCATGACCCTGCTCTGGCCGCTGACCAGCAGCGTCCCGCAGGTCTACGCGGCGCCGTACGGCCAGCCGCTGGTGCTGCGCGACGACAAGCTGGCCGACGAGATCGGCCCCGACGGCCGGCTGAACGCGCTGGTCACCGCCGCGTCCACGGCCGTGCACAGCGACTCGAACCTCGCGAAGTCGATGTGCTTCGCGCTCGACCCCGACCTGCTGGCCACCGTCGCCGCGATGAGCGGCGGCTACCAGGTGCACACCGACGGCGGGAACGTCGACGGCAAGGGCGTCCAGACCGCGAAGACGTGGCTGGCCTCGCTGCGCACCCTGCTGACCGGCCGGTGCGTCGTGGCGCTGCCCTTCGCCGACGCCGACCTGAACACGGTGTCGCGGATCCGGCCCGGTGATCCGATCCTGGTCGCCCAGGCGGCCGCGGCGGCCTCGACCATCCAGGAGGTGGCCGGCGTCACGCCGCAGACCGGCGTGCTCTGGCCGGCCGGCACGCTCAACGAGGCGGTGCTCACCGCGCTGACCCAGGCCGGCGTCAAGACCGTGCTGACGGACGCCGCGAAGCTGGCGCCCGCCGGCGCCGGGGGCGGGGTCACCGTGCAGGGCAGCACGGTCCGGGCCCAGCCGACGGACTCGCTGATCTCGGCGGCGATGAACGGCGTGCCGAGCGTGCCCGACTCGGTCACCGTGGCCGCGAGCACCGAGCGGGCGATCTCCAGCCAGAACGGCCTCGGCGCGCTCGCCTTCCGGGCCGGCCTCGGCCTGCCGTCGGGGCAGGAGCGCCCGAACCACCTGCTCGTCGCCCCGCCGCGGCGGTGGGACGCCCCGGCCACCGAGCTCACGGCGTACCTGCAGCAGGTCGGCGACTTCCTCAACGCCGGGATCGTCACGGCGTCTTCGCTCCCGTCCCTGCTGTCCGCCGACCCGGCCACCTCGGCGACGGTCGGCGACAGCGGCCAGGACCCCGGCGCGGCCATCGACCCCGACCTCGTCTCGACGCTGTCGAAGCTCGACGACCAGGCCACCGGGATGGCGTCCGCGATGCAGCTGGACCCCACCAAGCGGGTGAAGCCGGAGGACGTCGTCGCCCCGGTCCGGCTGGCCGAGCTGCGCGGCGCGTCCACGGGCTGGCGAGGCCTGCCCGCCGACGCGGCGACCGCGAACGCGCAGGCGGAGATCGGGGCCATCAGCGACCGGGTGAGCGTCCGGCAGCCGCAGCAGACCATCGCGCTGGCGTCCGGCAACTCCCCGTTGCCGGTGTACGTGGTGAACGACCTGCCGGTCGGGATCAACGCGCGGTTCACCCTGAACAACAACACCGGCCTGCGCGCGGACGACTCGAAGGCCTGGTCCTTCCCGGCCGGCGGCGGCCGGAACTACTTCCTGCCGGTGGAGGCGCTGCGGGCCGGCCGGTTCAGCGTCGATGTGTCCTTGAGCACGCCCACCGGTACCCCGCTCGGGTCATCCGCGCGGTTCGAGCTGACGTCCACGGGGTACGGCGCGATCACGATCATCGCGACCGTCGCCGCAGGTGTGGCCCTACTTCTGCTCGCTTCCCGGCGCATCTACCGGCGGGTGAAGGACGCCCGTTCGGGTCGCGACTTGGTGGACTGA
- a CDS encoding NUDIX hydrolase has translation MSGSAGRPGASKPRRRRRRQRGRRLTTVDETSAGGLVVDAEREQAVLIGRLDRHGRLLWSLPKGHIEDGETVEQTAVREVKEETGISARVLRPLGTIDYWFVAERRRIHKTVHHFLLEALGGELSDEDVEVTEVAWVPLAELETKLAYSDERKLVRKAGPMLKELFARPDVHGRDEHAPEGAPE, from the coding sequence ATGTCTGGATCAGCCGGCCGCCCCGGCGCCTCGAAGCCGCGGAGGCGGCGGAGGCGTCAGCGCGGCAGGCGCCTGACCACGGTCGACGAGACGTCGGCCGGCGGCCTCGTGGTGGACGCCGAGCGCGAACAGGCGGTGCTGATCGGCCGGCTCGACCGGCACGGCAGACTGCTCTGGTCGCTGCCCAAGGGCCACATCGAGGACGGTGAGACGGTGGAACAGACGGCCGTGCGCGAGGTCAAGGAGGAAACCGGCATCTCCGCGCGCGTGCTGCGCCCGCTGGGCACCATCGACTACTGGTTCGTGGCCGAGCGGCGGCGCATCCACAAGACCGTCCACCACTTCCTGCTCGAAGCGCTCGGCGGGGAACTCTCCGACGAAGACGTCGAGGTCACCGAGGTGGCCTGGGTCCCGCTGGCCGAGCTGGAGACCAAGCTCGCCTACTCCGACGAGCGCAAGCTCGTCCGGAAGGCCGGCCCGATGCTCAAGGAACTTTTCGCGCGCCCGGACGTCCACGGACGAGACGAGCACGCCCCTGAGGGAGCCCCCGAGTGA
- a CDS encoding CCA tRNA nucleotidyltransferase, whose amino-acid sequence MNDVVAKENAVVELMRLSPLADELAERFARAGHRLYLVGGSVRDALLGRRSGDLDFTTDARPDRVLQIVSEWGDAVWDVGIAFGTIGVTKKGMQLEITTFRADSYDRVGRNPEVTFGDSIEGDLLRRDFTVNAMAVELATKTFIDPHDGLSALREKVLDTPATPQESFADDPLRMLRAARFAAQLGFTAAPRVIDAMTSMATEIDRITAERVQAELSKLLLADDPRPGIELLVDTGLADRVLPEVPGMRLAIDEHHQHKDVYQHSLTVLAQAIELETTHEPTSEPDLVLRLAALLHDVGKPATREFQPGGGVSFHHHEVVGARMARKRLRALKFSKEIIDDVSQLVFLHLRFHGYGKGEWTDSAVRRYVTDAGPLLTRLHKLVRADCTTRNRRKAAALQATYDDLEARIATLKAKEDLDRVRPDLNGEQIMELLGIKPGPDVGKAWKFLKELRLDRGPLEHDDAVAELKKWAAEQGIGNS is encoded by the coding sequence GTGAACGACGTGGTCGCCAAGGAGAACGCGGTGGTGGAGCTGATGCGGCTCTCCCCTCTGGCGGACGAGCTGGCCGAAAGGTTCGCCAGGGCCGGGCACCGGCTGTACCTCGTCGGCGGGAGCGTGCGCGACGCGCTGCTCGGCCGGCGCTCCGGCGACCTCGACTTCACCACGGACGCGCGGCCCGATCGCGTGCTGCAGATCGTCAGCGAGTGGGGCGACGCGGTCTGGGACGTCGGCATCGCGTTCGGCACGATCGGCGTGACCAAGAAGGGCATGCAGCTCGAGATCACGACGTTCCGTGCGGACAGCTACGACCGCGTCGGCCGCAACCCCGAGGTCACGTTCGGCGACAGCATCGAAGGTGACCTGCTCCGGCGCGACTTCACGGTCAACGCGATGGCCGTCGAGCTGGCGACGAAGACGTTCATCGACCCGCACGACGGCCTCAGTGCCCTGCGGGAGAAGGTCCTCGACACGCCGGCGACGCCGCAGGAGTCGTTCGCCGACGACCCGCTGCGGATGCTGCGGGCCGCCCGCTTCGCCGCGCAGCTCGGCTTCACCGCCGCGCCGCGGGTGATCGACGCGATGACGTCGATGGCGACCGAGATCGACCGGATCACCGCTGAGCGCGTCCAGGCCGAGCTGTCGAAGCTGCTGCTCGCGGACGACCCGCGGCCGGGGATCGAGCTGCTGGTGGACACCGGGCTGGCCGACCGGGTACTGCCCGAGGTCCCCGGGATGCGGCTGGCGATCGACGAGCACCACCAGCACAAGGACGTCTACCAGCACTCGCTGACCGTGCTGGCCCAGGCGATCGAGCTGGAGACCACGCACGAGCCGACGTCCGAGCCGGACCTCGTCCTGCGGCTGGCGGCGCTGCTGCACGACGTGGGGAAGCCGGCGACGCGGGAGTTCCAGCCGGGCGGCGGGGTGAGCTTCCACCACCACGAGGTGGTCGGCGCGCGGATGGCTCGCAAACGTTTGCGCGCGCTGAAGTTCTCGAAGGAGATCATCGACGACGTCTCCCAGCTCGTGTTCCTCCACCTGCGGTTCCACGGCTACGGAAAGGGCGAGTGGACGGACTCGGCGGTCCGCCGGTACGTCACCGACGCCGGGCCCCTGCTGACCCGGCTGCACAAGCTGGTCCGCGCCGACTGCACCACGCGCAACCGGCGCAAGGCGGCGGCGCTGCAGGCGACCTACGACGACCTCGAGGCCCGCATCGCCACGCTCAAGGCCAAGGAGGACCTCGACCGCGTGCGGCCGGACCTCAACGGCGAGCAGATCATGGAACTGCTGGGCATCAAGCCGGGCCCGGACGTCGGCAAGGCGTGGAAGTTCCTCAAGGAGCTGCGCCTGGATCGCGGCCCGCTGGAGCACGACGACGCCGTAGCGGAGCTGAAGAAGTGGGCCGCCGAGCAGGGAATCGGAAATTCCTGA
- a CDS encoding sensor histidine kinase: MSAEAPDPPKPAAGGSFFVALLRQGAPAIATATSELSDEIGDPTPIHALKRISKMAGPIDPAHRDGLLLRATRYVVLIPLAFRLLAVPGEFGVYALRHGTTGLLPVGLFTLLSVAVNVIGFRWMFRSAPFRGRDAGKLLAVDLVFTVLSPLVLALTVPTEAYFDALAVSSVHLLGEAGLLTLAVGVPSGLVFGLVSFPLRMLANLVNTGEVHVGAAFSTSSALLAELFLAAAALVLTGLGTRLALAYGTRNGRLAERAQQHRMLHDTVLQTLEAMALSGTSNAEERLVEIQRLARAQAMEIRHTIETAASDRAEAGARPLGEKLAALAAEMARDGLRAQLVVAELDDDTLSEVRQIAIRDAVREALRNTMKHSGTDRVVVRVEEREGGIAVITRDHGSGFSAADHPAGFGISESITARLAEVGGTSLVESGLAGGGTRVTLWVPF, from the coding sequence ATGTCCGCAGAAGCTCCCGACCCGCCGAAGCCGGCGGCCGGGGGCAGCTTCTTCGTGGCGCTGCTGCGGCAGGGCGCTCCCGCGATCGCGACGGCCACCAGCGAGCTGTCGGACGAGATCGGCGACCCGACCCCGATCCACGCGCTGAAGCGGATCTCGAAGATGGCCGGGCCGATCGACCCGGCCCACCGAGACGGCCTGCTGCTGCGCGCCACCCGGTACGTCGTGCTCATCCCGCTGGCCTTCCGGCTGCTCGCGGTGCCCGGCGAGTTCGGCGTCTACGCGCTCCGGCACGGCACGACCGGGCTGCTGCCGGTCGGGCTGTTCACCCTGCTCTCGGTCGCGGTGAACGTGATCGGCTTCCGCTGGATGTTCCGCTCGGCGCCGTTCCGCGGCCGGGACGCGGGGAAGCTGCTGGCCGTCGACCTGGTCTTCACCGTGCTCTCGCCGCTGGTGCTCGCGCTGACCGTGCCGACCGAGGCGTACTTCGACGCGCTGGCGGTGAGCAGCGTCCACCTCCTCGGCGAGGCCGGGTTGCTGACGCTCGCGGTCGGCGTCCCGAGCGGGCTCGTGTTCGGGCTGGTGAGCTTCCCGTTGCGGATGCTCGCGAACCTGGTCAACACCGGCGAGGTCCACGTCGGCGCCGCGTTCTCCACCTCCTCGGCGCTGCTGGCCGAGCTGTTCCTGGCCGCCGCCGCGCTGGTGCTGACCGGGCTCGGCACCCGGCTGGCCCTGGCCTACGGCACCCGCAACGGCCGGCTGGCCGAACGCGCCCAGCAGCACCGGATGCTGCACGACACCGTGCTGCAGACGCTCGAGGCGATGGCGCTGTCCGGCACGTCGAACGCCGAAGAGCGGCTGGTCGAGATCCAGCGGCTCGCCCGCGCGCAGGCCATGGAGATCCGGCACACGATCGAGACGGCGGCGTCCGACCGGGCCGAAGCCGGCGCCCGGCCGCTGGGCGAGAAGCTCGCCGCGCTCGCCGCCGAGATGGCGCGCGACGGCCTGCGCGCCCAGCTCGTGGTGGCCGAGCTGGACGACGACACGCTGTCGGAGGTCCGGCAGATCGCCATCCGCGACGCCGTGCGCGAGGCGCTGCGGAACACGATGAAGCACTCCGGCACCGACCGGGTCGTGGTGCGCGTCGAGGAGCGCGAAGGCGGGATCGCGGTGATCACGCGCGACCACGGCAGCGGCTTCAGCGCGGCCGATCATCCGGCCGGCTTCGGCATCAGCGAGTCGATCACCGCGCGGCTCGCCGAGGTCGGCGGAACGTCGCTGGTCGAGTCGGGACTCGCCGGGGGCGGCACTCGGGTGACGTTGTGGGTACCGTTCTGA
- a CDS encoding class I SAM-dependent methyltransferase has translation MTSIELLADALAAYRSGDREQAAELARRAGSPLAGELRIHLAGDSAAPVYDQPEAFTAFIRGGGNVELYRALSAALAVRYDDAKPESLLDLGCGDGLAVVPALEQASHTPARIDLVEPSAALLDDVRERVPSAQCWQSTAQDFLARDDLGWDFVQSTFALQSIEPEQRADVLRALQPRTGTLVLAEFDVPEYVEGSTDHLRSLVERYERGVAEYGADASLVAQGFLLPVLLGIVSGQERTNWEHPAAIWAGQLKTAGFTDVDVEPLADYWWSPAVLITAC, from the coding sequence ATGACCTCGATCGAGCTGCTCGCCGACGCCCTCGCCGCCTACCGCTCCGGTGACCGCGAGCAGGCCGCCGAACTCGCCCGCCGGGCCGGCTCGCCGCTGGCCGGCGAACTGCGGATCCACCTGGCCGGCGACAGCGCCGCTCCGGTGTACGACCAGCCGGAGGCGTTCACGGCGTTCATCCGCGGCGGCGGCAACGTCGAGCTGTACCGGGCGCTGAGCGCCGCCCTCGCCGTTCGCTACGACGACGCGAAGCCGGAATCACTGCTCGACCTGGGCTGCGGTGACGGCCTGGCCGTCGTGCCCGCGCTGGAGCAGGCGTCGCACACGCCCGCGCGGATCGACCTGGTCGAGCCGTCGGCCGCGTTGCTCGACGACGTCCGTGAGCGGGTGCCGTCGGCGCAGTGCTGGCAGTCGACCGCCCAGGACTTCCTCGCTCGGGACGACCTCGGCTGGGACTTCGTCCAGTCGACGTTCGCGCTGCAGTCCATCGAGCCGGAGCAGCGCGCCGACGTGCTGCGCGCCCTGCAGCCGCGCACCGGGACGCTCGTGCTCGCCGAGTTCGACGTCCCCGAGTACGTCGAAGGGTCGACGGACCACCTTCGCTCGCTGGTCGAACGCTACGAGCGTGGCGTCGCCGAGTACGGCGCGGACGCGTCGCTGGTCGCGCAGGGCTTCCTGCTGCCGGTCCTGCTCGGGATCGTCTCCGGGCAGGAGCGGACGAACTGGGAGCACCCGGCCGCGATCTGGGCCGGGCAGCTGAAGACGGCGGGCTTCACCGACGTCGACGTCGAGCCGCTCGCCGACTACTGGTGGTCGCCCGCCGTCCTGATCACAGCCTGCTGA